GCGCTTCTCCCTAGCTAGTAGGCCGATACTTTCGCACAGCCGATTTGTAGTGCTCCTCCTTCTCTATTCCTAGCTGGGTGAGGTGGCTAGTCCTGGCCAGCTACGCTGGCAGGATCATCGCTGGCCGCCGTCTTCCAGCCGTTGCAGGCTTATTTTACGAGGCTGATGCAGAGGCTCTAAAGGCGCAGATAGAGGCTGCCTTCCGGCACCCCCTGGGGCCCGGCTATGTACCGGAGGCTAGTAGTGAGAGGCGTCGTGAAAGCCTCGGCTTTCTCGTGCCACACGCAGGTTACATGTACAGCGGCCCAATAGCAGTCCACGCCTACGCTAAAATGGCCTTGGAGGGCTCTGCCGAGACCTACGTGATAGTAGGTCCTAACCACACAGGCCTCGGCGCTAGCGTGTCGGTTTACCCGGGAACAGCCTGGTCTACGCCACTGGGCGAGCTACAGGTCGACACTGAGCTTGCACGAGTATTAGTTAAGGCTAGCTCGTACGCCGAGCTTGACGAGAAGGCTCACCTATACGAGCATAGTGTCGAGGTTCAACTACCCTTCCTCCAGTACCTCTTCAATGCACGGGTTAGGATACTACCTGTGGTAGTCTATGAGCAAACACCCGAAGTTGCTCGAGACATTGCGGAGGCTCTCGTTGAGGCTGTGGAGAAGACGGGGAGAGACGTGGTTTTCATAGCTACGAGCAATCTTACACACTATGAGCCCTACGAGGCTGCTGTCGAGAAGGATAAGAAGGTTATAGATGCGATAATCTCGCTTAACGCTGAGGAGCTATACAGGATTGTAACCAGCACGCCGGTCTCGATGTGTGGTCCGGCCGCGGCAATGGCGCTGATATACTACGCGAGGCTCCGCGACGCTCGTGGAGTTGAACTGTTGAAATACGCTACTAGCGGCGATGTAGCAGGTGATAAGAAGAGCGTTGTTGGCTATGCCGCTATAAGAGTCTACTAGCGATAGGGGCCTCGGCGGGCAGAGGAGCCTTGTACGAGTTCCCCTTGGCACTTGTGTTCGCTGGCGTACCTATTCCCGGGCGCAGCAATCCCTACATAGTCCTTGTGACTCCTAACACCCCCATAGGCGTTGATGTTGATGTTGAGGAGTCAGATAAGCCCTTGGCACGCGTTACCGGTGCTAGTCTGGGTTGGCGTTTTGAGCTAGCAGTAAAATCCTTCGTGGACACAGTGGCGGCACGACTCGAACAGCCAGTATCTATTAGTCTGCGTGTTGTGCTGCCCAGTAGTCTACAGTATCCACCTCCGGCCTCGGTCTATGCTGCTGTAACGCTAGCCATAGTTGCTAGTGTCGCGGAGGCTGGGGGCTACAGCATGGATCCCTATGAGGTTCTAGAGGCTGCAAATAGCATAGACGAGGAGGGAGGTGTCGGCCTAGACTTCATAGATGCCATGAGGACCGCGATAGTCCGTGGTGAGAGCATAGTCTACCGTCGTGGCGAGGACTCAGTACCATTGAGTATGGGTTCCAGGGTCGAGCTTGAGCTTGTCGGGGAGGATGATATAGGCGAGGACATGTCGAGGCAGCTCGATGAGTCTGTTATGGCTGCTGTGACGAGGCTCGGCGGGATGGCTGTTGTAGCAGCGGTGCAGAAGTTACGCAGTAGCGACTTTAGCCATGTCTTCCAGCTCGTCTCGAGAGTGGATAACGCACTATTCCACCTACTCTATGGCGTCCAGACGCCGGAGGGGCCCTGCAAGTGGACACCATCGCTGCAGAGGGTGTACGGTGTTTGCCTCGAGGCGGGGCTGGGAGACAAGGTGGAGTTTACGTTGTAAAGCTTGGCGGTAGCGTTGTAACCGTGAAGGATAAGCCGTTTACGCCAAACCTTGACATACTCCACCACCTTGCTAGGGTTCTCGCGGGGCTCAATAGGGAGGGCAGGCTTGCAGGCATAGTTATAGGCGGTGAAAGCTATGGCCACTACGTAGCTAAGACTCTCGGAGAAGCAGGCGTTAGTGCTGGTGAGGCATTGTCAGCTATTCCCAGGGCTATGATGGAGCTTAGCCTTCTAGCTGCGGACGTGTTCTCCATGTATGGGCTACATGTTGTGGTATATCCGCCTCACAGCTTCTGCAAACCTCAAGGACTAAGACCCTCCTGCAACTGGAGCCTAGTCATGGGTTATGAGTGGGGGCGTCCTATACCCCTAGTCTATGGTGATGCCTACCCCTGCTCCAGCGGGGCCTGCATTGTCTCGGGCGATGAGCTAGCAATGGAAATGGCTTGTGCTCTCGGAGCCAGCGGCGTCATCTATGCCACCACCGTGCCGGGTGTATTGGGTAGGGATGGTAGGCCTATCCCGAGGCTTAGGCTCAGCGAGCTAGACAGGGTGGCAGTAGGGGGTTCCGACAAACTAGACGTCACTGGTGGTATGAGAAGGAAGCTTGAAGCCATAAGGGCTAATTGGTGTGAGGGGCTAAGCCGCGTAGTTATAGTCTATGGTTTGGAGCCGAACAACATAGAGCAAGCAGTACTGGGCGCAGCGGGGGTTGGCACTGAAATACTCCCCTAGGAAGTCCTGCATCATGTGAGGTGTACGGTAGGCCTTGCAGACAAAGACGCGGAAGCTTGACCACATAAGGATAACAGTTGACAGTGATGTTGAGCATCCAGGGAAGATCACGCTGCTAGAACACGTCGAGCTGGTACACCGCGCGCTCCCCGAGACGGCGCTCTCAAGCATTGATACCAGCATAGAGTTTCTCGGTAAGCAGCTCAGCATGCCGCTAATGGTTACAGGCATGACTGGTGGTCACCCAGTGGCTGCGAGGATAAACTGTGTAATCGCTAGAGCGGCGGCGCGGCTAGGCATAGCAATTGGCGTGGGGAGCCAGCGTGCAGCAATAGAGGATCCATCGCTAGAGTATACGTTCCGTGTTGCGAGGGATTGTGCCAGGGAGGAGGGTGGTGATGTGGTCCTCGTTGCAAACCTTGGGGCTGCGCAACTCGTGGCAGGCTACGGTGTTGAGCATGTGAGGAGGGCTATAGAGATGATTGATGCTGACGCTGTGGCGATACATGTTAATGCTGCGCAGGAAGCTTTCCAGCCGGAGGGAGATGTAGACTTCCGTAACGCCATAGACCTTGTAGCCGAGGTTGCGAGAGAGCTGGACAAACCCGTAATAGTCAAGGAGACCGGGCATGGCCTAGGCTACGAGGTTGTATATGTGCTCCGTGGCCGAGGGATAAGGTTCTTCGACGTCTCAGGAGCTGGCGGTACTAGCTGGGTACGCGTTGAATACTTCCGTGCCAGGATACGAGGCCTCCAGGGCCTAGCAGAGGCTGCCAAAACATTCTCGTCCTGGGGCATACCCACAGCCCAAGCAGTGGTTGAGACCCGCTGGGCAGCACCAGACTCATGCATAATAGCTAGCGGTGGAGTGAGAACCGGGCTTGATGCCGCGAAAGCAATAGCGCTAGGCGCCGATATTGCCGGCCTCGCATTGCCAGTAATAAGAGCCTATACGGTTGGTGACCTCGACGGTGTTATAGGGCTCCTCGAGAGGATAGGTATGGAGTTCAAGGCGGCACTATTCCTTACGGGTGCTAGCAGCCTCGCTGAGGCTAGGAGGCTACCACTAATCGTTAGTCCCGAGCTAGAATCGAGGCTCCAGGCTCGGGGAGTAAAGCTGGATCTCTACCTTAACGGTGCCAGACTCCTTTTCAAGCCCGGTGAGACATGTAGCAACTGGGCCTAGCCGGCAGAGGGCATGGGTTATGACCGGCCAGCTACCCGAGAGCGTTGTGGCCTACTTGAAGCGAGTTGCCAGCCTAGTAGACGGCTACATATACGCTAAGGTGAAGGGCGAGCCTAAGGAGGTCTATGATGCCGGCCTACACCTCATAAGGGCGGGCGGGAAGAGACTAAGGCCAGCCATAGTTGTTGCCATTGCTGAGGCTCTCGGGGAGCCTGCTGAGCGCGCCCTACCCTTCGCAGCAGCGGTGGAACTCGTACACAATTTTACCCTCATACACGACGACATAATGGACCGCGATGAGTTCCGCCGTGGAGTTCCCACCGTGCACAAGGTCTGGGGCGAACCCCTAGCAATAACGGCGGGCGACCTCCTCTTTGCCAAGGCGTTTGAAACGCTCACTGACGCCCTCGACAAAGGCATACCGCCCGACAGAGTTGCAAGAGCCACGAGAGTATTATCCAGGGCATCAGCGGTCATAGCTGAGGGCCAAGCTATGGACCTGATGTTCGAGGAGGAGGACGAAGTTAGCATTGATGAATACCTAATAATGATATACAAGAAGACCGGTGCACTCTTCGAAGCCTCAGCTGTGCTCGGGGGCCTAGTAGCAACGGGTGATGACGCAACCCTGGAGAAGCTTGCAGAGTTCGGCAAGAACCTTGGCATAGCATTCCAGATACGCGATGACATTCTTGGTATTGTCGGCAAGGAGGAGGAGCTAGGAAAACCCGTCTATAGCGACATAAGGGAGGGCAAGAAGACTCTCCCAATAATCTATGCCTTGAGGAACCTTGAGGACGAGGATAGGGAGAAGCTAGTAATGGTTCTCGGAAACAGAGAGGCTTCAAGAGAGGAACTCGAGCAGGCAGCAAAACTCGTGGTAGCATCCGGCGCGATAGACTACGCCGAGAGCAAGGCTAGAGAATACATAGACCGTGCCCTAGAAGCCCTCCGGGGTGCGGTACCCGAAAACAACTACCGTAGGATACTCGAGGAGCTAGCAAAATTCGTGGCAACTAGAACCTGGTAGCTGAAGGGTTTCCCGGGATGGAGTCCGGAGAGAAATCCTGCCACAGATCCCCCTATCACATCCCCCGGATATACATTGAGGGTATAGGTAGCGACGAGTATCTCGAACTCGTAGACTCCACCGCAAGGAGGACAGACAGGTGTAGCGGTAGGCGCTGCTTTGGCAAAGCAATATATGGCACGCTCCTCGACGAGATAGCCGATCTACTAGCAAAGAAAGCTACGAGGAGCTTCATAGTAGTATTGCCGCCTGACTACAGGAAAGGCCTCCTCGTAGAAGCTGGTAGCTACCTCGAACCAGTACCTCTCGAAGGCATGCGTGTCGTAATCCACGTTTGCGAGGGCGACAGGGTGGAGGAGGGTTCAACTCTAGGATTTATTGCTACACGTAAGTTTGAAGTCCGGCATATACGTAGCCATGTGGAGGGTGTTGTTGTATACATTTACTCCTCGCCTGAAGGCCCACCAGACCGGAACATAGTGTTCATAGCGCCAGAGGAGGTGGTTCAGACTGTCACAGTACAATCCTGAGGAGATTAGAGAGCTAGCTCGCGCTTATGCATTGCTTAACGCTGTCGGACACGGTGGCAGGGCAGCGGTAGGCCCAGTAATGGGCAAGATAATGGCTGAAAGACCTGACCTAAGGCCACAAGCCAAGCAGATAGTAGCAATTGTGCGTGAGGTCGTGGAGGAGGTTAACAAGCTGAGCCTCGAGGAGCAGAAGAGGCTGCTGGAAGAGAAGTATAGCTGGGTTATCGAGAAGAAACTGCAGAAGCGGAGGGAGGCTGTGGAAAAGAAGCTACCGCCACTGCCTGATGCTGAGGAGGGTCGGGTGGTTACACGGTTCGCTCCAAACCCTGACTTCGTCATACATCTCGGCAATGCTAGACCCGCTCTCCTCTCCTACGAATACGCTGTAATGTATCGTGGCAAGATGATACTCCGCTTTGAGGATACCGATCCGAGGATTAAGACGCCCCTACCCGAGGCATACGAGTTGATAAGGGAGGATCTCAAATGGCTCGGTATACGCTGGGACGAGGAGTACATACAGAGTCTAAGGATGCACATCTACTATGACATAGCCAGGAAACTAATAGAGGTTGGTGGTGCGTACGTAGACGACCGCAGCCCGGAGGAGTTTAGGAGGTACCGAGACGAAGGCAGGCTAGAGGACTATCCGCCGCGCAAGCGCAGTGTCGAGGAGAACCTCGAGCTATGGGACAAAATGGTCTCCGGAGCCTTTGGCGAAGGCGAAGCAGTACTAAGAGTAAAGACCGACCCCCGGCACCCTGATCCCAGCGTGCGTGACTGGGTAGCATTCCGCATCATAGACACCAGCCGCTATCCCCACCCCCTAGTAGGCGACCGTTATGTAGCATGGCCGACCTACAACTTCGCAGCAGCAGTCGACGACAAGTTAATGGGTGTAACCCACATACTTCGTGCAAAAGAGCACATGCAGAACACAATTAAACAACAGTTCCTCTACAAGCACCTAGGCTGGAGCTATCCTCACGTAGTACACTTTGGAAGGCTTAAGCTTGAAGGCTTCATAATGAGTAAGTCTACGCTAAAACGGTTTCTCGATGCAGGCATAAGTAGGGGCATTGATGACCCACGCTTTGCAACGATTGCAGGGCTTAGACGTCGGGGGATTGTGCCGGAAGCTATAAAGAAGCTAATAATGGAGGTCGGCGTAAAATATACCGATGCAAGTATAAGCTATGACAACTTAGCAGCGATAAACAGATCGATAATCGATCCACGTGCCAAGAGGATAATGGCTGCATTGAGTCCTGTACCAGTAGAGGTTGAGGGATTGCCGTGGAGGGAGAAGGAGTTCAGAATACCTTTCCATCCTTCAGGCCAGCTTGGCGAGAGAATAGTCAAGCTTGCCGGGCCTAAGGCAACCATATACGTGTCCCAGAGCGATGCAGTGCAGCTTGCCAAGGGCAACATTGTGAGGCTAATGGAAGCCTTCAACATAGAGGTTCTAGGGGCGTCACCTAGACGTGTAAGGGCACGCTATCACAGCTTAACAGTTGATGAGGCTAGGCAGCATAACGCGCCCATAATACAGTGGGTGCCAGCCACGGATAACATTGCAGTTGAAGTGTTGAAGCCGGAAGGTCTAGACCTAGTACAGGAGCGTGGCCTCGCAGAACCAGCAGCAGCCCAGCTGAAACCGGGCGAAATAATACAGCTCGTACGCATAGGATTTGCGCGGGTTGATAGCGTCGAGACAGACGAAAAGGGGAAAGTAAGGAAGGTAGTGCTCATCTATGCTCATGACTGAGAAGAAGCTTTCATTCAAAGTGGGGCCGCTAGTTTTGTAAACCCTTCCAGGCCTAGAGCCCTAAGCGTACTATGGAGGGGCGACGACCGAGCCCCGGGAGGAGGATGAGCCATGAGCAAGCCGTTCTATGTTAGGTTCGAGGTTCCACCAGAGCTAGCAGAGAAGGCCTACCAGGCACTAGAGATAGCAAGGAAGACTGGCAAGATAAAGAAGGGCACCAACGAGACCACTAAGTGTGTCGAGCGCGGCCTAGCAAAGCTAGTACTCATAGCTGAGGATGTAGACCCACCAGAGATCGTTGCTCACCTACCACTACTCTGCGAGGAGAAGAAGATACCCTACGTCTATGTACCGAGCAAGAAGAGGCTAGGCGAGGCTGCAGGCATAGAGGTTGCAGCAGCTAGCGCTTGCATCATAGACCCGGGCGAGGCTAAGAACCTAGTTGAGGAGATCGTAAAGGCTGTGAAC
This DNA window, taken from Hyperthermus butylicus DSM 5456, encodes the following:
- the rpl7ae gene encoding 50S ribosomal protein L7Ae, which gives rise to MSKPFYVRFEVPPELAEKAYQALEIARKTGKIKKGTNETTKCVERGLAKLVLIAEDVDPPEIVAHLPLLCEEKKIPYVYVPSKKRLGEAAGIEVAAASACIIDPGEAKNLVEEIVKAVNELKTKAAQ
- a CDS encoding DUF2118 domain-containing protein; amino-acid sequence: MESGEKSCHRSPYHIPRIYIEGIGSDEYLELVDSTARRTDRCSGRRCFGKAIYGTLLDEIADLLAKKATRSFIVVLPPDYRKGLLVEAGSYLEPVPLEGMRVVIHVCEGDRVEEGSTLGFIATRKFEVRHIRSHVEGVVVYIYSSPEGPPDRNIVFIAPEEVVQTVTVQS
- the amrB gene encoding AmmeMemoRadiSam system protein B — its product is MRWLVLASYAGRIIAGRRLPAVAGLFYEADAEALKAQIEAAFRHPLGPGYVPEASSERRRESLGFLVPHAGYMYSGPIAVHAYAKMALEGSAETYVIVGPNHTGLGASVSVYPGTAWSTPLGELQVDTELARVLVKASSYAELDEKAHLYEHSVEVQLPFLQYLFNARVRILPVVVYEQTPEVARDIAEALVEAVEKTGRDVVFIATSNLTHYEPYEAAVEKDKKVIDAIISLNAEELYRIVTSTPVSMCGPAAAMALIYYARLRDARGVELLKYATSGDVAGDKKSVVGYAAIRVY
- the fni gene encoding type 2 isopentenyl-diphosphate Delta-isomerase, translated to MQTKTRKLDHIRITVDSDVEHPGKITLLEHVELVHRALPETALSSIDTSIEFLGKQLSMPLMVTGMTGGHPVAARINCVIARAAARLGIAIGVGSQRAAIEDPSLEYTFRVARDCAREEGGDVVLVANLGAAQLVAGYGVEHVRRAIEMIDADAVAIHVNAAQEAFQPEGDVDFRNAIDLVAEVARELDKPVIVKETGHGLGYEVVYVLRGRGIRFFDVSGAGGTSWVRVEYFRARIRGLQGLAEAAKTFSSWGIPTAQAVVETRWAAPDSCIIASGGVRTGLDAAKAIALGADIAGLALPVIRAYTVGDLDGVIGLLERIGMEFKAALFLTGASSLAEARRLPLIVSPELESRLQARGVKLDLYLNGARLLFKPGETCSNWA
- a CDS encoding polyprenyl synthetase family protein — protein: MTGQLPESVVAYLKRVASLVDGYIYAKVKGEPKEVYDAGLHLIRAGGKRLRPAIVVAIAEALGEPAERALPFAAAVELVHNFTLIHDDIMDRDEFRRGVPTVHKVWGEPLAITAGDLLFAKAFETLTDALDKGIPPDRVARATRVLSRASAVIAEGQAMDLMFEEEDEVSIDEYLIMIYKKTGALFEASAVLGGLVATGDDATLEKLAEFGKNLGIAFQIRDDILGIVGKEEELGKPVYSDIREGKKTLPIIYALRNLEDEDREKLVMVLGNREASREELEQAAKLVVASGAIDYAESKAREYIDRALEALRGAVPENNYRRILEELAKFVATRTW
- a CDS encoding glutamate--tRNA ligase; translated protein: MRELARAYALLNAVGHGGRAAVGPVMGKIMAERPDLRPQAKQIVAIVREVVEEVNKLSLEEQKRLLEEKYSWVIEKKLQKRREAVEKKLPPLPDAEEGRVVTRFAPNPDFVIHLGNARPALLSYEYAVMYRGKMILRFEDTDPRIKTPLPEAYELIREDLKWLGIRWDEEYIQSLRMHIYYDIARKLIEVGGAYVDDRSPEEFRRYRDEGRLEDYPPRKRSVEENLELWDKMVSGAFGEGEAVLRVKTDPRHPDPSVRDWVAFRIIDTSRYPHPLVGDRYVAWPTYNFAAAVDDKLMGVTHILRAKEHMQNTIKQQFLYKHLGWSYPHVVHFGRLKLEGFIMSKSTLKRFLDAGISRGIDDPRFATIAGLRRRGIVPEAIKKLIMEVGVKYTDASISYDNLAAINRSIIDPRAKRIMAALSPVPVEVEGLPWREKEFRIPFHPSGQLGERIVKLAGPKATIYVSQSDAVQLAKGNIVRLMEAFNIEVLGASPRRVRARYHSLTVDEARQHNAPIIQWVPATDNIAVEVLKPEGLDLVQERGLAEPAAAQLKPGEIIQLVRIGFARVDSVETDEKGKVRKVVLIYAHD
- a CDS encoding kinase; protein product: MPRGGAGRQGGVYVVKLGGSVVTVKDKPFTPNLDILHHLARVLAGLNREGRLAGIVIGGESYGHYVAKTLGEAGVSAGEALSAIPRAMMELSLLAADVFSMYGLHVVVYPPHSFCKPQGLRPSCNWSLVMGYEWGRPIPLVYGDAYPCSSGACIVSGDELAMEMACALGASGVIYATTVPGVLGRDGRPIPRLRLSELDRVAVGGSDKLDVTGGMRRKLEAIRANWCEGLSRVVIVYGLEPNNIEQAVLGAAGVGTEILP